A genomic region of Methanosarcina thermophila TM-1 contains the following coding sequences:
- a CDS encoding tryptophan--tRNA ligase, translating to MTNTLDPWSSSDITDYSKLFEEFGISPFDEILPEVPSPSTYMRRRVIFGHRDYEQIVEAMRTGAPFSVMDGFMPSGKVHLGHKMVMDQIIWHQQMGASAFVGIADREAFSVRGFSWQKCREIGIDEYILSLIALGFKPDGLIYFQSGCESVKDLAFELGVKVNFSELSAIYGFSGETNLSHMISVATQAADILQPQLEEFGGPKPVVVPVGPDQDPHLRLTRGLAGKMNMFRIEERENTNGWKYFSVRGKGAPKEALQELKKRIPGKVKLYEEHIDVLQTPDYPFLMRLVSEVRKADRKSQYLAEIESVSRFMENTKPPEFAEYEKYFVFRKIWKLTRKILEQIVAEIAAEFGGYAFIPPASTYHRFMSGLQGGKMSSSVPDSYIALTDDPKEGAKKVKRAKTGGRVTLEEQKKLGGIPEECSVFELMLFHLIGDDEELLEIRQECVSGTRMCGSCKQLAAEKMSEFLKDHQEKRELAREHLDEYRIIYKK from the coding sequence ATGACTAATACACTTGACCCCTGGAGCTCAAGCGACATTACTGACTATTCCAAGTTATTCGAAGAATTCGGGATTTCTCCTTTTGATGAGATTCTTCCGGAAGTTCCTTCCCCCAGCACGTATATGCGGAGAAGGGTCATCTTCGGGCACCGGGATTACGAGCAGATTGTAGAGGCCATGAGAACAGGTGCCCCATTTTCCGTAATGGATGGGTTTATGCCCTCCGGAAAAGTTCATCTCGGACACAAGATGGTTATGGATCAGATAATCTGGCACCAGCAAATGGGAGCATCTGCTTTTGTGGGGATTGCGGATAGAGAGGCTTTCTCAGTACGCGGATTTTCCTGGCAGAAATGCAGGGAAATCGGGATAGATGAATACATATTAAGCCTGATCGCTCTCGGTTTCAAGCCAGATGGCCTTATTTATTTCCAGTCAGGCTGTGAAAGCGTTAAAGACCTGGCATTTGAACTCGGGGTCAAGGTAAATTTCTCAGAACTCAGCGCAATTTATGGATTTTCAGGAGAAACTAACCTCTCTCATATGATCAGTGTGGCAACCCAGGCTGCTGATATCCTCCAGCCCCAGCTTGAAGAATTCGGAGGTCCAAAACCGGTTGTAGTTCCTGTTGGTCCAGACCAGGATCCTCACCTTCGCCTTACAAGGGGACTTGCAGGCAAAATGAATATGTTCAGGATTGAAGAAAGAGAAAACACAAACGGATGGAAATATTTCAGTGTCAGGGGAAAAGGAGCTCCTAAGGAAGCCTTACAGGAACTCAAAAAACGCATTCCTGGAAAAGTTAAACTCTATGAAGAACATATTGATGTACTCCAGACTCCTGACTACCCATTCCTTATGAGGCTGGTCTCAGAGGTCAGAAAAGCTGATAGAAAAAGCCAGTATCTGGCTGAAATCGAAAGTGTCTCCAGGTTTATGGAAAACACAAAGCCACCTGAATTCGCTGAGTACGAAAAGTACTTCGTTTTCAGAAAAATCTGGAAACTCACCAGAAAAATACTGGAGCAGATCGTTGCCGAAATAGCCGCTGAATTCGGAGGATATGCCTTCATTCCTCCTGCATCTACCTATCATCGTTTTATGAGCGGACTGCAGGGAGGAAAGATGTCAAGCAGTGTTCCTGACAGTTACATAGCTCTTACTGACGACCCGAAGGAAGGTGCAAAAAAGGTAAAAAGGGCAAAAACAGGAGGCCGTGTTACTCTTGAAGAGCAGAAAAAGCTGGGTGGAATACCAGAAGAATGTTCGGTCTTTGAATTAATGCTCTTCCACCTGATTGGAGACGATGAGGAGTTGCTGGAAATCAGGCAGGAATGTGTCTCCGGTACCAGGATGTGCGGGTCATGCAAGCAGTTAGCAGCCGAAAAAATGTCCGAGTTCCTTAAAGACCATCAGGAGAAGAGAGAGCTTGCAAGAGAGCACCTTGACGAATACAGAATAATTTACAAAAAGTAA
- a CDS encoding radical SAM protein: protein MTSEEKNASEVSLKDISAKERNIEILSMPGLSVKLRQAGESLELSASGTLKAACSPILKKINSRLKEEKLALIEEDKVIPSAWLPPIPGPVFTRLIFAEIQIALGRYIPETVSIELTRQNSSRYPPGTVTDELDANTVKRIIDEALDYGTFIITFTENDPLLRGEIFELIRYVDKKRAIVNCSTWGTDFTKETAFRLKEAGLHSLMVGIYSTDPEKHDAVRKSKGAYYRAVSAIKLALEAGIMVVMTTHVSPSNLEELSALYSLASQLGVHEFSVWEAMPKSGKEPVITDKDRKTILDMYQRINASSNGPRMFANTYFEGQMLGAMEGRRWMHITADGDVKPGPYPPFSFGNIKEESLKDAWQKIRSYPYFQKQKILSPMHDPEFLEFVDRIPEGAKLPYPFEKVYIR, encoded by the coding sequence ATGACTTCTGAAGAAAAGAATGCATCGGAGGTCTCATTGAAAGATATTTCAGCAAAGGAAAGAAATATAGAAATTCTTTCAATGCCCGGGCTGTCAGTGAAACTTCGGCAAGCAGGAGAAAGCTTAGAGTTGTCAGCAAGCGGGACTCTGAAAGCAGCCTGTAGCCCCATTCTGAAAAAAATCAATTCCCGCCTGAAAGAGGAAAAGCTAGCCCTTATAGAGGAGGACAAAGTCATTCCCTCAGCCTGGCTCCCACCTATACCAGGTCCGGTCTTCACACGTCTTATTTTTGCGGAGATACAGATTGCTCTTGGGAGATACATTCCTGAAACTGTGTCCATCGAACTTACCCGCCAGAATAGTTCGAGATATCCGCCAGGGACGGTTACAGACGAACTGGATGCAAACACTGTAAAGAGAATAATAGATGAAGCCCTTGACTACGGTACTTTCATTATCACATTTACCGAGAATGACCCCCTGCTGCGCGGAGAAATATTTGAGCTAATCAGGTATGTGGATAAGAAGCGGGCTATAGTAAACTGTTCAACCTGGGGCACGGATTTTACAAAAGAAACTGCTTTCCGCCTGAAAGAAGCAGGGCTCCATTCCCTTATGGTGGGAATTTATTCCACTGACCCTGAGAAACATGATGCTGTCCGAAAATCCAAAGGAGCATATTATAGAGCAGTCTCTGCAATAAAACTTGCACTTGAAGCCGGGATTATGGTTGTGATGACAACACATGTTTCTCCCTCAAACCTTGAGGAGCTGTCTGCTCTTTACTCCCTTGCATCGCAACTTGGAGTACATGAATTTTCTGTATGGGAAGCAATGCCAAAAAGTGGTAAGGAGCCTGTAATTACAGATAAAGACAGAAAAACCATTCTTGATATGTATCAAAGAATAAACGCCAGTTCAAACGGTCCACGTATGTTTGCGAATACTTACTTTGAAGGACAGATGCTGGGCGCAATGGAAGGCAGGCGCTGGATGCATATAACAGCAGATGGAGACGTAAAACCTGGTCCTTATCCGCCTTTCAGTTTCGGGAATATAAAAGAAGAATCCTTAAAAGATGCCTGGCAGAAAATTCGGAGTTACCCTTACTTCCAGAAACAGAAAATCCTGAGTCCTATGCATGACCCGGAATTTCTGGAGTTTGTTGACAGAATTCCTGAAGGAGCAAAACTGCCGTATCCTTTTGAGAAAGTCTATATAAGATGA
- a CDS encoding translation initiation factor IF-2 subunit beta → MYDYEELLNRAMAKMPETETTDARFVIPEPRLFSEGKTTILENFGNIADILNRDPDHLMKYLTRELGTAGKIEGTRAVFQGRFTRAQIADNIQAYVDEYVTCSECGRPDTQLVKVERVLVLRCSACGAHRPVKKRKVSNVVVRDAIEEGGTYELRVDAVGSKGDGIAKIDKYTVFVPGAAKGDVVKIKIKKISGNLAFSERV, encoded by the coding sequence ATGTACGATTACGAAGAGCTTTTAAATCGTGCAATGGCAAAAATGCCTGAAACCGAGACTACGGATGCTCGATTCGTAATCCCTGAACCCAGACTCTTCTCTGAAGGCAAGACCACAATTCTGGAAAACTTCGGAAATATTGCAGATATCCTTAACCGGGACCCTGATCACCTGATGAAATATCTCACAAGGGAACTGGGGACTGCAGGGAAAATAGAAGGCACACGCGCAGTCTTCCAGGGAAGGTTTACGAGAGCCCAGATTGCAGATAACATTCAGGCTTATGTGGACGAATATGTTACGTGTTCGGAATGCGGACGTCCGGACACCCAGCTTGTCAAGGTGGAAAGAGTACTTGTCCTGAGATGTTCTGCTTGCGGGGCTCACAGACCTGTCAAGAAGAGAAAGGTAAGTAATGTGGTTGTCAGGGATGCCATCGAAGAAGGCGGAACCTATGAACTCCGGGTCGATGCTGTCGGGTCCAAAGGTGACGGTATAGCAAAGATCGATAAGTATACGGTTTTCGTGCCCGGAGCCGCAAAAGGCGACGTGGTCAAAATAAAAATCAAGAAAATCAGCGGAAACCTCGCCTTCTCGGAAAGGGTCTGA
- a CDS encoding 50S ribosomal protein L16 → MVRKPGSMYRNVRQRSFTRRKYMGGVPGSQVIHYDMGDKANSDAFPIRISLVAEEKCQIRHTALEAARITANRHLTSDTGKMGFYMKLRVYPHEVLRENKQATGAGADRVSSGMRRAFGKNVGTAARVKPMQRIFTVAVEKHNFEAAKKALWHAGQKLPTPFRIVVDQGAELIQ, encoded by the coding sequence ATGGTACGAAAGCCAGGAAGTATGTACAGGAACGTGAGGCAGCGCTCATTTACCAGAAGAAAATACATGGGCGGTGTTCCAGGCAGTCAGGTTATTCACTACGACATGGGTGACAAGGCAAACAGCGATGCCTTCCCTATAAGAATCTCCCTGGTTGCAGAAGAAAAGTGCCAGATAAGGCATACTGCTCTTGAAGCAGCCCGTATTACAGCAAACAGGCACCTTACTTCAGATACAGGAAAGATGGGCTTTTACATGAAGCTCCGTGTCTATCCCCACGAAGTACTCAGGGAAAACAAGCAGGCAACCGGTGCTGGTGCTGACCGTGTATCCAGTGGGATGCGCAGGGCTTTTGGAAAGAACGTAGGTACTGCAGCCAGGGTAAAACCAATGCAGAGGATCTTTACAGTGGCTGTTGAGAAGCACAACTTTGAAGCCGCAAAGAAAGCTCTCTGGCATGCAGGACAGAAATTACCAACTCCCTTTAGAATCGTTGTAGACCAGGGAGCAGAGCTGATACAGTAA
- a CDS encoding DUF1786 domain-containing protein — MRILAADIGTGTQDILLFDSEKEPENSLLMVMPAPTRIIAERIKKATRERKAIVLTGNIMGGGPSAFAVRTHLKAGFPVYATEKAALTIHDSIEKIKAFGIQIVSEEEAKQLTCEGKAKKDKVNIVMQDFNPKSVSSALSAFDVSMPENYAVAVQDHGNAPEKSNRVYRFELFREFIDRGGKLKNFVFTPEEIPEAFTRMKAQADSLLKSVGNPEIRSVFMDTGPAAIFGALTDPAALQPSIVVNIGNGHTLGALVLENRITALFEHHSSSMNPEKLQDYIIKLADGSLDFDEVFEDGGHGAYIKEAVGFEQVRSIMVTGPKRQMLEKLSESELRKEISNKLHFAAPFGSMMLSGCFGLLAGFFEKYPGSSIKFINH, encoded by the coding sequence ATGCGCATACTTGCAGCAGATATAGGAACAGGGACACAGGATATCCTGCTTTTTGATTCGGAAAAAGAGCCGGAAAACAGCCTGCTTATGGTCATGCCTGCTCCGACCAGGATTATTGCAGAGAGAATTAAGAAAGCTACCAGAGAAAGAAAAGCAATAGTGCTTACCGGAAACATAATGGGTGGGGGACCTTCTGCGTTTGCTGTCAGAACCCATCTGAAGGCAGGCTTTCCGGTATATGCTACTGAAAAGGCTGCTTTAACTATCCACGATAGTATTGAGAAGATAAAGGCTTTTGGAATCCAGATTGTCTCGGAAGAGGAGGCAAAGCAGCTTACTTGCGAAGGAAAAGCAAAGAAAGATAAAGTAAATATTGTTATGCAGGACTTCAATCCGAAATCCGTTTCATCTGCACTTTCAGCTTTTGACGTTTCCATGCCTGAAAACTATGCTGTAGCAGTGCAGGATCACGGAAATGCCCCTGAGAAAAGTAACAGGGTTTACCGTTTTGAACTTTTCAGGGAATTTATTGACAGGGGAGGCAAGCTAAAGAATTTTGTATTTACGCCCGAAGAGATTCCCGAGGCTTTTACGCGAATGAAGGCTCAAGCAGATTCTCTTCTAAAATCCGTAGGAAACCCTGAAATCCGCTCTGTCTTCATGGACACCGGTCCTGCAGCTATTTTCGGAGCTCTTACCGACCCCGCCGCACTCCAGCCTTCAATCGTGGTCAATATAGGAAATGGGCATACTTTGGGAGCCCTTGTGCTTGAAAACAGGATAACTGCACTTTTTGAGCACCACAGTTCCAGTATGAACCCGGAAAAACTTCAGGATTATATAATAAAGCTTGCCGACGGAAGCCTTGATTTTGATGAAGTATTTGAGGATGGAGGACATGGTGCATATATAAAAGAAGCGGTAGGCTTTGAGCAGGTTAGATCTATAATGGTTACCGGTCCAAAAAGGCAAATGCTTGAAAAGCTCTCAGAATCGGAACTCAGGAAGGAGATCTCAAATAAGCTGCACTTTGCCGCGCCTTTTGGAAGCATGATGCTATCAGGTTGTTTTGGGCTGCTTGCAGGATTTTTTGAAAAATATCCGGGATCATCAATTAAATTTATAAACCACTAG
- a CDS encoding MogA/MoaB family molybdenum cofactor biosynthesis protein produces the protein MKESIPEIHKKEAKRSFSFALITISTSRYEKYGDSTSPEEAEDLSGKAMKELLEAANHEVIFYRLIPDGKIPIIEAVLFALESPADIVITSGGTGLAPKDLTIESITPFFEKELPGFGELFRYKSLEDIGTSVILTRASAGVIKGKAVFCLPGSPNAVRLALSEIIIPEAGHIVRHVRE, from the coding sequence ATGAAAGAATCCATCCCGGAAATCCACAAGAAAGAAGCAAAAAGATCCTTTTCTTTTGCCCTGATTACAATTTCTACCTCCAGGTATGAAAAGTACGGAGACTCTACTTCGCCTGAGGAAGCCGAAGATCTTTCAGGAAAGGCTATGAAAGAGCTTCTTGAAGCGGCTAACCATGAAGTTATATTCTACAGGCTCATTCCCGATGGAAAAATCCCGATTATAGAAGCTGTGCTTTTCGCTCTTGAAAGTCCCGCAGATATCGTAATTACAAGCGGAGGCACTGGGCTTGCACCAAAAGACCTTACAATCGAGTCGATAACTCCTTTTTTTGAGAAGGAACTCCCAGGCTTTGGAGAATTGTTCAGGTACAAAAGCCTTGAAGACATAGGGACATCCGTAATCCTTACAAGAGCCTCAGCAGGTGTAATTAAAGGAAAAGCAGTATTCTGCCTGCCGGGTTCGCCAAATGCTGTAAGACTGGCTCTCTCCGAGATCATAATTCCCGAAGCAGGTCATATTGTCAGGCATGTAAGGGAATAA
- a CDS encoding FeoA family protein, with protein MVTKNAHPTLKTTTLCTMEPRKTGKISHLETKNPGILQKLVSMGILPGMPVTLLRRSPSYLFEVDQTRYAVDREIANHIYVRY; from the coding sequence ATGGTAACAAAAAATGCACATCCTACCCTGAAAACTACAACACTCTGCACAATGGAACCCAGAAAAACCGGTAAAATCTCACATCTTGAGACTAAAAACCCCGGCATCCTGCAGAAACTCGTATCAATGGGCATTCTGCCAGGCATGCCCGTTACTTTGCTCCGGCGGTCTCCGTCATACCTATTTGAGGTTGACCAGACAAGGTATGCCGTTGACAGGGAAATCGCTAACCATATTTATGTTAGGTATTGA
- a CDS encoding toprim domain-containing protein: MKCPLCGNEFEKADEAKCTGCGKLHNCNKQCCPNCGYELVKEAKIIQSIRKLFKW, from the coding sequence GTGAAATGTCCCCTTTGCGGAAATGAATTTGAAAAAGCTGATGAAGCAAAATGTACCGGCTGCGGAAAGCTTCACAACTGCAACAAGCAGTGCTGTCCTAACTGCGGATACGAACTTGTAAAAGAAGCAAAGATAATACAATCCATAAGGAAGCTATTCAAATGGTAA
- the feoB gene encoding ferrous iron transport protein B: MKLPVICPDGECCHGSRGCVPGKGLPKIVLVGSPNVGKSSLFNALSGSYTLVSNYPGTSVEISRGKSKIGEREYEIIDTPGMYSLLPVSEEERVSQLLIFEETPLVYLHVVDARNLRRMLSFTLQLLEAGLPLILVLNMMDEAEERGIEIDIPELSRLLGIPVIGTVSSEGKGIDELKTAISEFVPGNNTPGIQKFQKLDYGTEIEPYIESVENLLGPAKEFRISKRAFSLLLLQKDRTALEYLLRAEKSPEYGKAGSVKNNEKIRKLVEAASKAAAVPLSYLFTLKRQERVNEIVEQVMEMPDRTKRKTLGKTGIAGTERSSEKAGIRTGKKTETTKKNPGFSEKIDSILIHPVFGIPVLFLILYLGFYQFVGVFAAGTVVDFLENTLFGQYINPLVTARFVSLVPYPALQDLFVGEYGIFTQAVTYAIALILPIVGAFFLVFSIIEDTGYLPRLSLLLDGMFKKIGLSGRAVIPMVLGFGCSTMATMVTRTLETKRERLIANILLALAIPCSAQLGIILSILSGNPRGLSVWAGVIVLEFILIGYLASRILPGDAPTFILEMPPLRRPKLSNILVKTYSRMHWYFLEVLPLFVVASILIWIGRLTGIFDLALKVMEYPTVWIGLPPNAADVFLFGFFRRDFGAAGLYGMHDSGLLTGLQLLVAAVTLTLFMPCIAQFMMTIKERGLKTALVISGFIFPFAFLTGFIVNTLLTALGVNL, encoded by the coding sequence ATGAAACTCCCAGTCATCTGCCCTGATGGAGAGTGTTGCCATGGAAGCAGGGGATGCGTTCCAGGAAAAGGGCTTCCGAAAATTGTGCTTGTTGGCAGTCCTAACGTTGGGAAAAGCAGCCTTTTTAATGCTCTTTCCGGAAGCTATACACTGGTTTCCAATTATCCAGGAACTTCAGTCGAAATCAGCCGTGGGAAGTCAAAGATAGGAGAAAGGGAGTATGAAATCATTGACACGCCAGGAATGTATTCTTTACTTCCCGTAAGTGAGGAAGAAAGGGTTTCCCAGCTTTTAATTTTTGAGGAAACCCCTCTGGTTTACCTCCATGTGGTAGATGCCAGGAATCTCAGGCGCATGCTCTCCTTCACCTTGCAGCTTCTTGAAGCCGGGCTTCCTCTCATCCTTGTTCTAAACATGATGGACGAGGCTGAAGAAAGGGGAATTGAAATCGATATACCTGAACTCAGCCGACTTCTGGGAATTCCAGTTATCGGAACAGTTTCAAGCGAGGGGAAAGGGATAGATGAACTTAAGACCGCAATATCAGAATTTGTCCCCGGGAACAATACCCCGGGTATCCAAAAATTCCAGAAACTTGATTATGGAACAGAAATTGAGCCATACATTGAGAGTGTCGAAAATTTACTTGGTCCTGCAAAAGAATTCAGAATCTCAAAGAGAGCTTTCTCACTTCTGTTGCTCCAGAAAGACAGAACAGCTCTTGAATACCTCCTCAGGGCTGAAAAATCGCCTGAATATGGGAAAGCAGGCAGTGTAAAAAATAATGAAAAAATCCGTAAACTTGTAGAAGCAGCTTCAAAGGCAGCGGCAGTCCCTCTTTCCTACCTGTTCACTCTGAAACGCCAGGAACGTGTGAACGAAATCGTGGAACAGGTAATGGAAATGCCTGACAGGACGAAGAGAAAAACTCTCGGAAAAACCGGAATAGCGGGGACAGAGAGAAGCAGCGAGAAAGCAGGAATAAGAACGGGTAAAAAGACAGAAACTACGAAGAAAAACCCTGGTTTCTCCGAGAAAATAGATAGCATTCTTATCCATCCTGTATTCGGGATACCCGTTTTATTTTTAATTCTGTACCTCGGGTTCTACCAGTTTGTAGGTGTCTTTGCAGCTGGAACTGTTGTTGATTTCCTGGAAAACACGTTATTTGGGCAATATATAAATCCGCTGGTGACTGCCAGGTTTGTGTCGCTTGTACCCTATCCTGCTTTGCAGGATCTCTTTGTGGGAGAATATGGTATTTTCACCCAGGCAGTAACATACGCAATAGCTCTCATACTTCCCATAGTTGGAGCCTTTTTCCTGGTATTCTCCATTATTGAGGACACCGGATATCTGCCCAGGCTTAGCCTGCTTCTGGACGGCATGTTCAAAAAAATAGGACTCAGCGGAAGGGCAGTAATTCCTATGGTGCTTGGATTTGGCTGCTCCACAATGGCTACTATGGTCACCAGAACCCTTGAAACTAAAAGGGAAAGGCTTATTGCAAATATCTTGCTGGCACTTGCAATTCCTTGCTCAGCACAGCTGGGCATAATCCTTTCAATCCTCTCAGGAAACCCCAGAGGATTGTCTGTATGGGCAGGTGTTATTGTGCTTGAATTTATACTGATAGGCTACCTGGCTTCAAGAATCCTTCCAGGAGATGCTCCTACATTCATACTTGAAATGCCTCCTCTAAGGCGTCCAAAACTCTCGAATATACTGGTAAAAACTTACTCAAGGATGCACTGGTACTTCCTTGAAGTCCTGCCCCTTTTTGTTGTGGCAAGTATTCTGATCTGGATAGGAAGATTGACAGGCATTTTTGACCTTGCCTTAAAAGTAATGGAATACCCGACAGTCTGGATTGGCTTGCCCCCCAATGCGGCTGATGTTTTTCTCTTCGGCTTCTTCAGGAGAGATTTCGGAGCAGCCGGACTTTACGGAATGCATGATTCAGGACTGCTGACAGGTTTGCAGCTTTTAGTTGCAGCCGTTACTTTGACCCTCTTTATGCCCTGCATAGCTCAGTTCATGATGACAATAAAAGAGAGAGGATTGAAAACAGCCCTTGTAATCTCAGGATTCATTTTCCCGTTTGCGTTTCTCACAGGCTTTATTGTAAATACTTTACTGACCGCGCTGGGAGTGAACCTGTGA
- a CDS encoding helix-turn-helix transcriptional regulator has translation MNPGLLDLILFSEKRKNFLLLLKEGPKDIEEVLERLQVPRTALLPQIKKLKEEELVIYEDGMYRLSAIGEIIVERMQPLLDTLAVFEKNEEFWANRKLASIPPNLVKRINELGDYRIIEPDLSHTFDLNPKFVEHLSNSSCTRVFFSYFHPQFPALFLNLAKKGIEVSLVLSEAVYSRLIEDFKEEGKEFLKMGNTNLYLFEKKGVDIPALIAVTDRIMVLGLFNENGRFDRQYIRSFEPRAIKWGEELFEYYRAMSREIKIE, from the coding sequence ATGAACCCCGGCTTGCTTGATCTTATCCTGTTTTCAGAGAAAAGAAAAAATTTTCTCCTGCTCCTGAAAGAAGGTCCAAAGGATATTGAAGAGGTACTTGAGAGACTTCAGGTTCCCAGGACAGCTCTTCTCCCCCAGATAAAAAAATTGAAAGAAGAAGAACTGGTAATATATGAAGATGGAATGTACCGGCTCAGCGCAATAGGGGAAATTATTGTAGAAAGAATGCAGCCTCTACTTGATACTCTAGCAGTGTTCGAGAAAAATGAAGAATTTTGGGCTAACCGAAAGCTTGCCTCTATTCCACCCAACCTTGTAAAAAGAATCAATGAGCTTGGAGACTATCGCATTATAGAGCCAGACCTCAGCCATACATTTGACTTGAACCCGAAATTTGTAGAGCATCTTTCAAATTCAAGCTGTACTCGCGTCTTTTTCTCTTATTTCCACCCTCAGTTTCCAGCGCTTTTTCTCAACCTTGCAAAAAAAGGCATTGAGGTTTCCCTTGTCCTGAGTGAGGCTGTATACTCACGGCTTATAGAAGATTTCAAAGAAGAAGGGAAAGAATTCCTTAAGATGGGAAACACAAACCTTTATCTCTTTGAAAAAAAAGGAGTGGATATTCCAGCGCTTATTGCTGTGACTGACAGGATAATGGTTCTTGGTTTGTTTAACGAAAACGGGAGGTTTGACCGCCAGTACATAAGAAGTTTCGAACCTCGAGCAATAAAATGGGGAGAAGAGCTGTTCGAATACTACAGAGCTATGAGCAGGGAAATTAAAATCGAATAA